A window of the Trichoderma asperellum chromosome 4, complete sequence genome harbors these coding sequences:
- a CDS encoding uncharacterized protein (EggNog:ENOG41~BUSCO:EOG092D3R6J) — MAAEQRKLLEQLMGASASSRAQQLSLNDPKVCRSYIAGTCPHDLFTNTKQDLGPCPKVHAEALKTEYEGLSEREKHKYGFEYDYMRDLQKYIDECNRRIDAAQRRLEKTPDEIRQTNALLKTISDLTSSINSGLLEVEILGSLGEVSRAQDELFRVRQAAQQKAEREKELKALSDTSGPSGHQKLQVCDVCGAYLSRLDNDRRLADHFYGKMHLGYAQMRKTYDAFPKEMKGRSRPAMDDDGPGGGGPRGPRGPGGYRSGRGGRGYRGGW; from the exons ATGGCCGCCGAACAAAGAAAGCTGCTCGAGCAGCTCATGGGCGCGTCCGCCTCCTCGCGCGCCCAGCAGCTCTCGCTCAACGACCCCAAAGTCTGCCGGTCCTACATCGCCGGCACGTGTCCGCACGACCTCTTCACCAACACCAAGCAGGACCTCGGGCCGTGTCCCAAGGTGCACGCCGAGGCCCTCAAGACCGAGTACGAGGGGCTGTCTGAGCGGGAGAAGCACAAGTACGGCTTCGAGTACGACTACATGCGCGATCTGCAAAAGTACATCGACGAGTGCAATCGCAGGATAGATGCGGCGCAGAGGCGCTTAGAGAAGACGCCCGATGAGATTCGACAGACGAACGCTTTG CTCAAAACGATATCCGACCTCACATCGTCCATCAACAGCGGCCTCCTCGAAGTCGAAATCCTCGGCTCCCTCGGCGAAGTCTCCCGCGCACAAGACGAGCTCTTCCGCGTCCGCCAAGCCGCCCAGCAGAAAGCCGAGCGCgagaaggagctcaaggcctTATCAGACACCTCCGGCCCCTCGGGCCACCAGAAGCTGCAGGTCTGCGACGTCTGCGGCGCCTATCTTAGTAGACTGGACAACGATCGCCGACTGGCAGACCACTTTTACGGAAAGATGCATCTGGGATATGCGCAAATGCGTAAGACGTACGACGCGTTCCCGAAGGAGATGAAGGGCCGGTCACGGCCGGCTATGGACGATGATGGGCCCGGCGGAGGTGGTCCTAGGGGACCCAGAGGTCCTGGAGGATACAGAAGcgggaggggagggagagggtaTCGCGGAGGGTGGTAA